The nucleotide sequence GAGCCGCACGTCCGCCTGCTCGCGCGCGAGCTGCGGGCGGCGATCGACCGGGCGATCCCGGCGGACCGCGCATCGTCGGGCGCGCTTCCGAGGACGCGGGCGGTCTGATGGCGGCTTTCGCGGGCGCCCGGCATTCGATCGCCCCGTCGCTTCTCGGCGCCGCCCCCGGCCGTTCGGGGGTGCTCCCGCGCTTCGAGGTGTCCGCCGAAGGGATCGACCTCGCGGGCTGGTCCTCGGAGCGCCGCGGCGCGATCGACGCGGCGCTCGAGCGCGCCGGCGCCGTCCTCTTCCGCGGCTTCGACCTGCCGGGCGCGTCCGCGTTCGAGAAGGCGGCGGAGGCGTTGTGCGGCCCGCTCGCCGGAAATTACGGCGATCTCCCGCGCGGCGCGCTCGGAGGGAAAGTGTACGGAGCCACGCCGTATCCGCCAGAGCTCCCGATCCTCTTCCATCACGAGGGGGCGCACACGGCCCGCTGGCCGAGACGGATCGCCTTCTTCTGCCTCTCGCCCGCGGCGGAAGGGGGCGAAACCGTGATCGCCGACGGGCGCCGGGTCTTCGAGCGGCTCCCCGCCGCGGCACGGGAGCGGTTCGAACGCGCGGGCGTCGTCTACCTGCGCCGCTTCACCCCGGGAATCGACGTCGCGTGGGAGGCGTACTTCGGCACGGGCGACCGGGCGGAGGTCGAGGAGCGGTGCCGCGCCGACGGCATCGCCTGGGAATGGACGGCGGACGGAGGCCTGCGGATCCGGCAGCGGCGTCCCGCGGTGATCCGGCGCAACGGCGCCCGGGTCTTTTTCAACCAGATCCTCCTGCACCATCCGGCGTGCCTGCCCGCCGACGTGCGCGAGGCGCTCGCCGATCTCCTGCCGGAAGACGACTTCCCGCGCCGCGTCGCGTGGGGCGACGGTTCGCCGATTCCCGACGGAGTCGTCGCGGAGGTTCGGGGGGCGGCCGAGGCGGAAGCCGCCGCGGTGTCGTGGCGGCGCGGCGATCTGCTCCTCGTCGACAACACGCTCGCGGCGCACGGCCGCCGGGCGTACGCCGGAAAGCGGAGGATCGCCGTCGCGATGGCCGCGCTGTTGGAGGGAGATGGAAATGAGAACGATGACAATGGATGAGCGCCTGTCCCCGGCGGCAACGCCGGCCGGCTCCGCCGCGGGCTTGTGGGCGGAGCCGACGCCGTTCCCCGCACTCGCCATGCACGAGCTCTTCGAGGCTCAGGCCGCGCGGCACGCGAACCGGACCGCGGTCGCCGGCCCCGGGGGATCGATGACGTATGGGGATCTCGACCGTGCGGCGGAAAACGTTTCCGCGCTCCTCGAACAACGCGGAGTCGCCCCGGGATCCTTCGTCGCGGTTTGCGCGGACCCGTCGCCGGAGGCGATCGCGGCGATCCTCGGAATCTGGAAGGCCGGCGGCGTCTGGGTGGCGCTCCATCCGGACCAGCCCGCGGCGCGTCTATCCCGCCAGCTCGCGCAATCGCGGGCCCGGTGGTATTTCGCCGACGTCCGCGCGTCGGCGCTTTTCGACTTCGGCGACGCGGCGGTCCTCCCGCTGGAAGCCGGCCGCATGCGCGGTCGCGGACGACGGCGCGCTTCGATCTCGAACCCCGCCGATCCGGCCTACGGAATCTTCACCTCCGGTTCGACCGGCGAGCCGAAGCTCGCGCTCCTCCGGCACGACGGCCTCGTCAACTACACGATGTTCGTCTGGCAGCAGCTCCTCGAGGGGGAGGAGGGCCTGCGCTTCGCGACGCCGTCGAGCCTCGCCGCCGATCTCGGCCATACGTGCCTCTTCCCGGCGCTCGCGTCGGCGGGGACGATCGACATCCCGCCGCGGGACGTCACGCGCGATCCCGCTCTCTTCCCCGCTTTCGTTCGCGACCGCGCGATCGACGTCCTGAAGATCGTCCCGTCGCATTTCGCGGCGCTCTCGTCCGCTGAGAGCGCGGGCGTGCCCCGCCGGCTGCTCGTCTTCGGCGGCGAGCCGCTCTCGCCGGATCTCGCCCGCGCCGCCGCGGCGGGCGGCTGCCGCGTCGTGAATCACTACGGCCCCACCGAAGCGACGGTCGGCGCGCTGGTCCACCGGTTCGACCCGTCCGAGCCGCTCGAGGGGGAGACGGTGCCGATCGGCCGTCCGATCGCGAACGTCCGCGCCTACGTGATCGACGAAACGGGACGGACCGCCCCGCCCGGGGCGGCCGGCGAGCTGTGGATCGGCGGCGCGGGAGTGGGGGAGGGATATTTCGACCGGCCGGGGGAGACCGCCCCGCGATTCGTCGCCGACCCGTTCGTCCCCGGCGGGAGAGCGTACCGGACCGGAGACCGGGTCCGCGCGCTCACCGGCGGCTCCCTCGAGTTCCTCGGGCGGATCGACGACCAGGTGAAGATCCGCGGTCATCGCGTCGAGCCGGGCGAAGTCGCCGCGGCGCTCCGCCGTCACCCGGCGGTCGGTCGCGCGGCGGTCGCGGTCCGGCGTGCGGGTGCGGAGGCGGAGCTCGTCGCGTGCGTCGTCCCGAGACCGGACGAACGGCCCGACGTCCGGGACCTGCGCGAATTCGCGGCCCGCGAGCTTCCCGATGCGTGGATTCCCGCGCGGATCGCGGTCGTCGACGAGCTCCCGCTCTCCGCGTCGGGAAAGGTCGATCTCGCCCGGATCGCCGCGGGGGCGCCGGCGCGTCCCCGGACCCCCCCGCGCAACCCGGTCGAGGAGTGGATCGCGGGGATCTGGAAGGAGACGCTCGGCCTTCCCGAGATCGGCGTCGACGAGAGCTTCTTCGAGCTCGGAGGGCACTCGCTCGTCGCGATGCGCGTGATGGCGCGGATCCGGCGCGAGCTCCCGGTCCCGCTTCCCCTCCCGGCGATCTTCCAGAACCCGACGATCGCGGGACTCGCGGAGGCGGTTTCCCGCGCGTGCGGAAAGGAGTCGGCGGACGCGCCGGCGATCCCCGCCGGAAGCGCGGCGAAGGCGTCATGAGCGACACCGCGGATCGCCTCGCGCAGCGCGCCCTCGCCGCGCTCGATCTCGGCGCTCCGGGCCCGGCGGCCGGGCCGCGGCGGCGCGAATCGCGGCAGACGGCGCCGCTTTCCTTCGCGCAGCGCCGGGTCTGGTTCCTGGAGGAGCTCGAGCCGGGGCTTCCCGTGCAGAACGTCGCCCGCGTGGTGCGTCTGGAAGGCCCGCTCGACGAGGAAGCGTTCGCGCGCGCGGTCGGGGCGATCGTGGAGCGCCACGAGTCGCTCCGGACGACTCTCGAGAACGAATCCGGCGAGCCCCGGCAGAGGATCCATCCCCCGGCCGCGGTGCCGCTCGAGATCGATCCGCTCGCCGGGATTTCAGGCGACCGCGAGGCGGCCGCGCTCTCCCGCGCCGCCCATGAAGCGCGGCGCCCCTTCGATCTCGAACGGGGTCCGCTCGCGCGGGGAGTCCTGATCCGGATTTCCGCGGATCGGCGGCTCTTCGTCTGGACGATGCACCACGTCATCTCGGACGCCGCGTCCGTCCCGGTCTTCCTGCGCGAGCTCGCCGCGCTCTACGGCGCGTTGGTCTCCGGGGAGCGCCCGTGTCTCCCGGAGCTTCCGGTCCAGTACGGCGACTTCGCGGAGTGGCAGCGGCGGACCATGACCGACGAAACGCTCGAGGGGCCGCTCCGGCGGGCCCTCCGGCGTCTCGAGGGGGCGCCCCCGGTCGTCGAGCTTCCGACGGACCGGCCGAGGGGGGCGCGCCAGACCTTCACCGGGGGACGTCTGAGACGGACGCTCTCTTCGGAGACGGGCAGCGAGCTCCGGGCGGCCGCCCGGCGGCACGGGATGACGCTCTTCATGTTCCTGCTCGCCGCCTTCGAGCTCCTGATCTCGCGGTGGACGGGGAGCGACGACGTCGTCGTGGGGACGCCGATCTCCGGGCGAAAGCGCCTCGAGACGGAGAACCTGATCGGTCTCTTCGTCAACATGCTCGTCGTCCGGGTCGATTGCTCCGGCGACCCGACCGTCTCCGACTTCCTCGCGCGCGTCCGCGACGAAGCGCTCGACGCGTTCGACCGGGAGAGCCTTCCGTTCGAGAAGCTCGTCGAGGCGATCCGCCCGGAGCGGCTGCTGAGCCACACGCCCGTCTTCCAGCTCATGTTCAACTTCCACGGCGACCTCGACGCCGCCCCGCCCTTCCCCGGATTGCAAGTCTCGATCGAGCCGATCGACAACGGCGCCGCGCCGTTCGACGTGACCCTGACGGTCGGGGAAGACCGCGAGGGCCCGATTGGCCTCTGGTCCTACAACCGGGACCTCTTCGAGGCGGCGACCGTCGAACGGATGGCGTCTCATTTCGAGAACGTGCTCGCGGGCCTCGCGCAAGGCGCGGACCGCAGGCTCTCCGCGATCGACCTCGCCGGAGCGGCCGAACGCGAGGCGCTCCGGCGTCTCTCGGCCGGACCGGAGCCCGAGGCCGGTGATCCCGCGACCGTCGCCGGCCTCTTCGCCGATCGGCTCCGGCGCTTCCCGGACTCGGTCGCCGTCTCGTTCGGAAGCGAGCGGCTCACCGCCGCGGAGCTCGACCGCGAGTCGGACCGCCTCGCGGCCGCGCTGCGCGCCGCGGGGGCGGGGCCGGAGCGCAGGGTGGCCGTGTTCCTCGACCGGTCGGTCCGTCTCGCGACGGCGTTGCTCGCGGTCGTGAAATCGGGGGCCGCCTTCGTTCCGCTCGACCCGTCGCATCCGCGCGAGCGGATCGACGCGATCGTCGCGGACTCGGGCGCATCGCTCGTCCTGACCGATCGCGCCGGCGAGGCGAACGACGCGTGCCCGTCGCTTCCGGCGGTGCTCGTCGACGGACCGGCGGTGCCGGGCGACGATCTCCGCGGCGGGTCCGCGGGGCCGGAGAACGCGGCCTACGTGCTCTATACCTCGGGATCGACGGGGAGGCCGAAAGGAGTCGTGGTCGAGCACCGGTCGCTCGTCAATCTCGTCCGTTCCATGGTCCGCGAGCCGGGCGCGAAGGACTCCGACGTGTGGCTCGCGGTGACCCCCGCGACGTTCGACATCGCGATCGCCGAGATCTTCGTCCCGCTCGCCTCCGGCGCGAAACTCGTCGTCGCCTCCCGCGAGGATTCCGCCGACCCGAGCGCGCTCGCGCGTCTCCTCCGCGGGTCGAGGGCGACGATCCTCCAGGCGACGCCCGCCACCTGGGCGATGCTCGTGGCCGACGGGTGGGAGGGGAAGCCGGACCTGAAGATCCTGTCGGGCGGCGAGGCGCTCTCGGGAGAGCTCGCGCGCGCGCTCCTCGGCCGAGGCCGGGAGGTGTGGAACCTCTACGGTCCGACCGAGACGACGATCTGGTCCGCCGTCGGCCGCGTCGAAGACCCGGGACCGGGGACGGTTCCGATCGGGCGCCCGATCGCCGGCACGTCGCTGCACGTCGTCGATCCGCGACTCCGGCTCGTTCCGTTCGGGGTCGCGGGAGAGCTCGCGATCGGCGGGGAAGGGGTTGCGCGCGGATACCTCGGACGTCCGGAGGAGACGCGCGAGCGGTTCGTGCCGAACCCGTTCGGCCCGGGAAGGCTCTACCGGACGGGAGACCGCGTGCGACGGCGCGCCGACGGCGCGATCGATTTCCTCGGACGGTTCGACGCTCAGGTGAAGGTCCGCGGAGTGCGCGTCGAGCCGGGCGAGGTGGAGGCCGCTCTCGAGGACGATCCCGACGTGCTCGGCGCCGTCGTCGTCGCGGCCGGCGAAGGAGCGGAGCGCCGGCTCGCCGCGTTCGTCCGCGCGGGGCGTCGCGTCGCGGCGTCGTCGCTCCGCGAGCGGCTCCGCCGTCTCTTGCCCGAGCCGATGATTCCGTCCGAATTCGTCTTCGTCGACGCCTTCCCGCTCACGGCATCGGGGAAGGTCGACCGGCGCGCCCTCGCCTCCCGCGCTCCGGAGCGGCGCTCGACGGGAGAGGCGCCGCGCACCGCGACGGAGACGCTCGTCGCGCGGACCTGGGCGGAAATCCTGCGTGTCGGCGAGATCGGCGTCGATCAGAACTTCTTCGAGCTCGGCGGGCACTCGCTGCTCGCCACGCGGATCCTCGCGCGCCTTCGGTCGATCTTCGAGGTCGAGATCCCGCTCCGGGTGCTCTTCGAGCAGCCGACGGTCGCCGGGCTGGCGGGCGAGATCGCGCGGCGCGCGGAAGCGGCGGCGGCGCGATGACGCTCCCCTCGATCGGCGCCGGCGAAGCGCACGCGTGGTGGTGCGACCTGCGCGGGATCGCGGCGGAGAGGATCGCCGCGTGGGGGCAACTGCTCGATCCCGCCGAGCGCGAGCGGGCGGCGGCGTTCCGGTTCGCGGAGGACCGGACGCGCTGGGCGGCCGGCCGGGGCGCGCTGCGGGAGCTCGCCGCGCGATATCTCGGCGCGTCGCCCGCGGAGCTGCGGTTCGAATACGGTCCCGCGGGGAAACCGCAGCTCCCGGACGCTCCGCTCCGGTTCAGTCTGTCCCGATCGAAGGACGCCGTCCTGATCGCGTTCACGTCGTCCGGGGAGATCGGCGCCGATCTCGAGCGCGTCCGGGCCGGATACGACGGATCCGATATCGCGGGCAAGTTTTTTGCTCCCGCGGAGGTCGCGTCTTTGGCGGCCCTGCCCGAAGGCACCCGTTCCGAAGCTTTTTTTCGTGTCTGGACGGCAAAGGAGGCCTATCTGAAAGGACGGGGAGATGGACTCGGTTTCCCGCTCGACGCGTTCGAGGTACGGGCCGACGGCGGCGGGCCGCGTCGCCTGCGCGCGCATCGCGATCCCGACGAGGTCGGACGGTGGTGGCTCGTGCCGCTGACGCCGGCGGCCGGCTACGTCGCGGCGCTCGCCGTGACCGGGGAGCCCCCGGCGCTGCGGCTCTTCGAGGCGGGGCGGCCGTGAGCGCCGTCGTCGATACCGCGGAGCGGCCGACCTTCGTCATCCGCCCGTCGCGCGGGTGGATGTCGCTCGGGCTCTCGGAGATCTGGGATTACCGGGAGCTCCTGTACTTCCTCGTCTGGCGCGACGTCAAGGTCCGGTACAAGCAGACCGCGCTCGGCGCCGCATGGGCCGTGCTCCAGCCGCTGATGACGATGATCGTGTTCACCGTTTTCTTCGGCAAGCTCGCCAACGTCGGATCCGAGGGGCTGCCGTATCCGATCTTCTCGTATGCGGGGCTGCTGCCGTGGACGTTCTTCGCGCAGGGGCTCTCGATGTCGTCGGACAGCCTCGTCGGGTCCTCGGCGCTGATCAAGCGGGTCTACTTTCCGCGCCTCGTGATCCCGATGTCGTCGGTGCTCGCGGGCACGGTCGACTTTTCGATCGCGTTCGTGATCCTGCTCGGCATGATGCTGGGTTACCACGTGCACCCGACGGCGGGCGTCGTCCTCCTCCCGCTCTTCCTGCTGCTCGCCCTGACGACGTCCCTCGGCGTCGGGGTCTGGCTCTCCGCCTTGAACGTCGAATACCGCGACGTCAAGTACGTCGTCCCTTTCGTCGTCCAGCTCTGGCTCTTCGTCACGCCCGTCATCTATCCCTCCGCGAAAGTGACGAAGTGGCTCGTTTCGCACGGCCTCCCGGGATGGCTTTACGGCTTGAATCCGATGACCGGCGTCGTCGAGGGTTTCCGTTGGGCGCTGCTCGGCTCGGGCGCGCGGCCGGGCCCCGTCGTGGCCGCGAGCGCCGTCGTATCCGTTTCGATGCTCGTCGCCGGCGCCTACTACTTCCGCCGGATGGAGAGGACCTTCGCCGATGTGGTCTGAGGGAAGGCGGTTCCGCGAGGCGCTCCCCGGCCCGCGGGCGGCGGGCGGCGGATGCGTCGTGATCGGCGAGGTTGCGCAGGCGCACGACGGGAGCCTCGGGATGGCGCACGCCTTCATCGACGCGATCGCCGACGCCGGCGCCGACGCCGTCAAGTTCCAGACCCACATCGCCGCCGCCGAGAGCACGCCCGCCGAGCCCTGGCGGGTCCGGTTCTCCCCGCAGGACGCGACGCGCTACGACTACTGGAAACGGATGGAGTTCTCCGAGGAGGGGTGGCGGGGGCTGAGAGCGCACGCGGACGATCGGGGTCTCTGGTTCCTGAGCTCGCCGTTCTCGCGGGCGGCGGTCGACCTCCTCGACCGGGTCGGCGTCGCCGCGTGGAAGGTCGCCTCGGGGGAGACGGGCAGCGGCGAGCTCCTCGAGACGATCCTCGCGACGGGCCGGCCCGTGATCCTCTCGACGGGGATGAGCGGCTGGCCCGAGATCGACGCCGCGGTCGCGAAGGTGCGCGGACGCGGCGTCCCGCTCGCCCTCCTGCAGTGCACCTCCGCCTACCCGTGCCCTCCGGAGAAAATTGGATTGAACGTGCTCGAGCTCTACCGGCAGCGCTACGGCGTTCCGGCGGGCCTCTCCGACCACTCGGGGAAGATCTTCCCGGGGCTCGCGGCGGCCACTCTCGGCGCCGACGTCGTCGAGGTCCACGTCGCGTTCTCGCGCCGGATGTTCGGCCCCGACGTCCCGGTGTCGCTCGTCCCCGAGGAGCTCGCGCTCCTCGTCGAGGGTATCCGCTTCATCGAGACGATGCGCGCGCATCCCGTCGACAAGGACGCCGCGGCGCGCGAGGCGGCGCCGCTGCGCGGCCTCTTCACGAAGAGCGTCGTCGCGGGCCGAGACCTGCCCGCCGGGACGATCCTGACGCGCGAGGTCCTCGCCGTGAAGAAGCCGGGCAGCGGCATCCCCGCGGCTCGCCTGCCCGAGCTCGTCGGAGCGCGTCTGGTGCGCGACGTGCGCGCCGACGAGCTCCTGGCCCCGGCGGACCTGGAGGTCGCGCGGTGAGCGCGCGAAAAGAAAGCGCGGTGAGCGCGCGAAAAGAAAGCGCGGTGAGAGCGGCGACGGAGGGCGCGGTGAGCGCGCCAAAAGAAAGCGCGGTGAGCGCGCGGGCCGGCGCCGGTGCCCGGAAGCGTCGCGTGTGCGTGACCGTCACGGCGCGTCCGAGCTACAGCCGGATCAAGAGCGCGATCCGCGCGGTGCAGGAGCATCCGGATCTCGAGCTGCAGCTCGTCGTCGGCGCTTCGGCGCTGCTGGACCGCTACGGCTCGGCGGTCCGGCAGATCGAGGAAGACGGTTTCCCGATCGCCGCCCGCGTCTACATGGTCCTCGAGGGAGAGAACCTCGCGTCGATGGCGAAGACGACCGGACTCGGGCTGCTCGAGCTCGCGACCGTCTTCGACAACCTGAAGCCCGACGTCGTCGTGACGGTCGCCGACCGGTACGAGACGCTCGCGACGGCGGTCGCCGCGTCGTACATGAACATTCCCGTCGCGCACGTCCAGGGAGGGGAGATCACCGGCTCGATCGACGAGAAGGTGCGCCACGCGGTGACGAAGCTCTCGAACCTCCACTTCGTCGCGACACGCCCGGCCGCCGAGCGCGTCCTCCGGATGGGGGAGGCCCCCGATTCGGTCTTCGTCACGGGCTGTCCCTCGATCGACGTCGCGGCCGAGGTCGCCGCGGACCCGGAGATCCGGTTCGATCCCTTCGGGAAGTACGGGGGCGTCGGGGCGGAGATCGATCTTTCGGGCGACTACATCGTCGTCCTGCAGCACCCGGTCACGACCGAGTACGCGGAAGCGCGGGAGCACGCGGCCGAGACGCTCCACGCGATCCGCACGCTCGACGTCCCGACGCTCTGGTTCTGGCCCAACGTCGACGCCGGATCCGACGGGACGTCCAACGCGATCCGCTCCTTCCGGGAGACGGAGAAGCCGAAGAACATCCGCTTCTTCAAGAACATGTCACCCGCGGATTTCCTCCGGGTGGTCCGCGCGAGCCGCTGCCTCGTCGGCAACTCGAGCGTCGGGATCCGCGAGTGCGCCTATCTGGGCGTGCCCGTCGTCAACGTCGGCTCGCGGCAGGGAGGCCGCGACCGCGGGCGCAACGTAATGGACGTCGGGTACTCGTGCCGCGAGATCGTCGCCGCGGTCCGCCGCCAGCACGACCACGGACCGTATGCGTCCGACGACGTGTACGGCAACGGCGGCGCGGGGAAAACGATCGCGGGCCTGCTGGCCGAGCGGCCGCTCACGATCGAGAAGCGGCTGGCGTACGCATGAGGACGCTCGGGCTCGTGCCCGCCCGCGGCGGATCGAAAGGCATTCCGCGCAAGAACCTGCGGGCGCTCGCCGGCCGGCCGCTTCTCGAGTACACCGCGCGCACCGCCCTCGCGGCCGCTTCCCTCTCGAAGGTCATCCTGTCGACCGACGACGAGGCGATCGCGGAGACCGGCCGCGCGGCCGGTCTCGCCGTCCCGTTCCTGCGGCCGGCGGAGCTCGCCGAGGACGACACGCCGACTCTTCCGGTCGTCCAGCACGCTCTCCGCTGGCTCGAGCGCCACGGCGAGCGCTACGACGCCGTCTGCCTGCTCCAGCCGACGTCGCCTTTCCGGCGGCCCGCGACGATCGACGGCTGTGTCGCGCTCCTCGAGCGGTCGGGCGCGGATTCCGTGATCTCGGTCGTGCCGGTCCCGGCCGAGCACAACCCGCACTGGGTGTACTTCCGGTCCGACGACGGTCTGCTGCGGCTCTCGACGGGGGAGGCGTCGCCGATCCCGCGGCGCCAGGCGCTGCCGCCCGCCTGGTGCCGCGACGGCTCGGTCTACGTCGTGCGCGCGCAGATCGTGCTCGAGGGCGGGACGCTCTACGGGGACCGGGTCGCCGGCTGGATCTCGGAGGAGGACGACGTCGTGAACCTGGACGAGATGGACGACTGGAGACGCGCGGAGGCGATCGCCGCTCGCCGCGCGGGGAGCGCCGGGTGAGTGCGCCGATGACGGTCGCCGCCCCCGCCGCGATCGAGCCCCCCGCACTCCCGCGCGAGGCGGCGCCCGCCGCGATCCGCGTCGAGAGCCTCTCGAAGAGCTACCGGATCGGGGAGATCCGTCCCCGCTACAAGACGATCCGCGACTCGTTCACCTCGCTCATGACGGCGCCCATGCGCCGGTTCCTGCGGCCGCGTTCGGCGGACACGACGATGTGGGCGCTCCGTGACGTCTCCTTCGAGGTCCGCCCCGGCGAGGTCGTCGGCGTGATCGGCCGAAACGGCGCCGGCAAGAGCACGCTCCTGAAGATCCTCTCGCGCATCACGCAGCCGACGGAAGGCTCCGCGGTGATCCACGGCCGCGTCGGCAGCCTTCTCGAGGTGGGCACGGGTTTTCACCCGGAGCTGACGGGCCGGGAGAACGTCTTCTTGAACGGCGCGATCCTCGGCATGCATCGCTCCGAGATCCAGGCGAAATTCGACGAGATCGTCGCGTTCGCGGAGGTCGCGAAGTTCATCGACACGGCGGTCAAGCACTACTCGACGGGGATGTACATGCGGCTCGCGTTCGCGGTCGCCGCCCACCTCGAGCCGGACATCCTCCTCGTGGACGAGGTCCTCGCCGTCGGGGACGCGCTCTTCCAGAAGAAGTGCCTCGGCAAGATGGAGGATGTCGCGCGAACCGGCCGCACGGTGCTCTTCGTCAGCCACAACATGGGGGCGGTGCGTTCGCTCTGCACGAAGGGACTCTTCCTCGAGAATGGCCACGTCCTCCAGTCGGGGGACGTCGGCACGTGCATCGAGACCTACTTCACCCAGATCGGCGCGTTCCAGGCCGCGCGGGAAGGGGGAGAGACGGAAGAGGGAACCACCGCTTCCGGGTTCTCGCACGTCCGCGTCACGGGACCCGCCGGCGAGAACGCGATCGGCCAGTCGGAGCCGTTCGAGGCGCGCACGCGGCTCGCGGTGCGCCAGGAGGTCACGGGGTTCTCGCTCTTCTGCATCGTCGAGGACATGCAGAACCGGATGGTCTTCCACCTGCGGGAGGAGAGCACGGAGCTCGGTCTGGCGGCGGTTTCGCGGGGCGACTACGCCATCGGCGTCAAGATCCCCCCGCTCTGGCTCAACAGCGGCCTCTATTCGCTGCACTTCAAGGCGCTCTTCTGGGGGAATTTCGGCAAGGCGCGCTACGTCTCGGACAAGGTGCCGCTGGACGTGGCCGGAAGGCACAGCCGCGTGGAGGCGATCCTCCACCCCGCCGGCGAATGGACCGTGCGGCGTTCCGAGGTGCGGTGACCGGGCGATGTGCGCCATCGCGGGGATCGTCGGATCAGTGACGGGGGAGCGGCGCCTGCCGGCGATGCTCGCCGCGCAGCGGCACCGCGGGCCGGACGGGACGGGGAGCTTCGTCTCGCCGGGCGCGCGCGCCGCCCTCGGCCACGACCGGCTCGCGATCATCGACCTCTCCGACGAGGCCCGCCAGCCGATGTCGCGCGACGGGCGGCGCTGGATCGTGTTCAACGGCGAGATCTACAACTACCGCGAGCTCGCGCGGGAGCTCGGCTCGCGATACGCGTTGCGCACCCGGAGCGACACCGAGGTGCTGCTCGCCGCGTACGAGGCGTGGGGAGCGGCCTGCCTCGACCGCCTGATCGGGATGTTCGCCTTCGCGATCTGGGACGATCGAGAGCAGACCCTCTGGGCGGCGCGCGACCGCTTCGGGGTGAAACCCTTCCACTACGCTTCCGGGCCGGCCGGCGACCTCCTCTTCTCGAGCGAGATCAAGGCGCTGCACGCCGCCGGCGTCGCGCGGGAGCCGGACGCGGCGGTCTGGGCCGCGTACCTGGCGTCGGGGATGTCGGACGTCTCCGGGCGGACGTTCTGGAAGGGCGTTTCGGCGCTGCCGCCCGGGCACACGCTGACGTGGAAGGACGGGGCGTTGCGCGTCGAGCGCTGGTACGACCTCGCCGAGCGATCGGGGCAGGGGTGGGACCGCCGGCCGGAGGAGGAAGTCGAGGAGGAGTATCGCGCGCTGCTGGCCGACGCCGTCGCGCTTCGGTTCCGCTCCGACGTCCCCGTCGGGATCAACCTGAGCGGCGGCGTCGACTCCTCGACGCTCCTCGGCATGGTCCACGCCGTGCGCGGCGCCGACGACGACGTGTCCGCGTTCACGTTCTCGACGGGCGACCCGCGATACGACGAGCTCCCGTGGGTCCGGGCGATGCTCGAGCGGACGCGGCACCCGCACGTGGACTGCCGCCTCCGCGCGGCGGATGTCCCGGCGCTCGCGGCCTCGGTCGCCGAATCGGAGGACGAGCCGTTCGGCGGGATCCCGACGCTCGCCTACGCGCGCCTCTTCGAGGAGGCGCGGCGCCGCGGCGTGATCGTGCTCCTCGACGGCCAGGGGATGGACGAGCAGTGGGCGGGCTACGACTACTACCGGGGGACGGGCGCGCCGCTCGTCCAGGGGACGGCGCAGAGCCCCGTGCGGCCCGATTGCCTCGCGCCGGAGTTCCGCGCCGGGGCGATCGAGGTCTCGACGCCGGCGCCCTTCCCCGACCGGCTCCGGAACCTCCAGTACCGCGACGCCCGGTACTCCAAGATTCCGAGGGCGCTCCGGTTCAACGACCGCGCGTCGATGCGCTCCTCGACCGAGCTCCGGGAGCCTTTCCTCGACCATCGGCTGTTCGAGCTCGCCCTCCGTCAGCCGGCCGAGCGCAAGATCGAGGGAGACCGCGGCAAGCGACTGCTCCGGAAGATCGCGGCGCCGCTGCTGCCGGGCGGCGTGGTCGAGGCCCCCAAGCGCCCGCTGCAGACCCCGCAGCGGGAGTGGCTCCGCGGGGAGATTTCGGAGTGG is from Thermoanaerobaculia bacterium and encodes:
- a CDS encoding N-acetylneuraminate synthase family protein, yielding MWSEGRRFREALPGPRAAGGGCVVIGEVAQAHDGSLGMAHAFIDAIADAGADAVKFQTHIAAAESTPAEPWRVRFSPQDATRYDYWKRMEFSEEGWRGLRAHADDRGLWFLSSPFSRAAVDLLDRVGVAAWKVASGETGSGELLETILATGRPVILSTGMSGWPEIDAAVAKVRGRGVPLALLQCTSAYPCPPEKIGLNVLELYRQRYGVPAGLSDHSGKIFPGLAAATLGADVVEVHVAFSRRMFGPDVPVSLVPEELALLVEGIRFIETMRAHPVDKDAAAREAAPLRGLFTKSVVAGRDLPAGTILTREVLAVKKPGSGIPAARLPELVGARLVRDVRADELLAPADLEVAR
- the neuC gene encoding UDP-N-acetylglucosamine 2-epimerase, producing MSARAGAGARKRRVCVTVTARPSYSRIKSAIRAVQEHPDLELQLVVGASALLDRYGSAVRQIEEDGFPIAARVYMVLEGENLASMAKTTGLGLLELATVFDNLKPDVVVTVADRYETLATAVAASYMNIPVAHVQGGEITGSIDEKVRHAVTKLSNLHFVATRPAAERVLRMGEAPDSVFVTGCPSIDVAAEVAADPEIRFDPFGKYGGVGAEIDLSGDYIVVLQHPVTTEYAEAREHAAETLHAIRTLDVPTLWFWPNVDAGSDGTSNAIRSFRETEKPKNIRFFKNMSPADFLRVVRASRCLVGNSSVGIRECAYLGVPVVNVGSRQGGRDRGRNVMDVGYSCREIVAAVRRQHDHGPYASDDVYGNGGAGKTIAGLLAERPLTIEKRLAYA
- a CDS encoding ABC transporter permease, with translation MSAVVDTAERPTFVIRPSRGWMSLGLSEIWDYRELLYFLVWRDVKVRYKQTALGAAWAVLQPLMTMIVFTVFFGKLANVGSEGLPYPIFSYAGLLPWTFFAQGLSMSSDSLVGSSALIKRVYFPRLVIPMSSVLAGTVDFSIAFVILLGMMLGYHVHPTAGVVLLPLFLLLALTTSLGVGVWLSALNVEYRDVKYVVPFVVQLWLFVTPVIYPSAKVTKWLVSHGLPGWLYGLNPMTGVVEGFRWALLGSGARPGPVVAASAVVSVSMLVAGAYYFRRMERTFADVV
- a CDS encoding acylneuraminate cytidylyltransferase family protein; translated protein: MRTLGLVPARGGSKGIPRKNLRALAGRPLLEYTARTALAAASLSKVILSTDDEAIAETGRAAGLAVPFLRPAELAEDDTPTLPVVQHALRWLERHGERYDAVCLLQPTSPFRRPATIDGCVALLERSGADSVISVVPVPAEHNPHWVYFRSDDGLLRLSTGEASPIPRRQALPPAWCRDGSVYVVRAQIVLEGGTLYGDRVAGWISEEDDVVNLDEMDDWRRAEAIAARRAGSAG
- a CDS encoding ABC transporter ATP-binding protein translates to MTVAAPAAIEPPALPREAAPAAIRVESLSKSYRIGEIRPRYKTIRDSFTSLMTAPMRRFLRPRSADTTMWALRDVSFEVRPGEVVGVIGRNGAGKSTLLKILSRITQPTEGSAVIHGRVGSLLEVGTGFHPELTGRENVFLNGAILGMHRSEIQAKFDEIVAFAEVAKFIDTAVKHYSTGMYMRLAFAVAAHLEPDILLVDEVLAVGDALFQKKCLGKMEDVARTGRTVLFVSHNMGAVRSLCTKGLFLENGHVLQSGDVGTCIETYFTQIGAFQAAREGGETEEGTTASGFSHVRVTGPAGENAIGQSEPFEARTRLAVRQEVTGFSLFCIVEDMQNRMVFHLREESTELGLAAVSRGDYAIGVKIPPLWLNSGLYSLHFKALFWGNFGKARYVSDKVPLDVAGRHSRVEAILHPAGEWTVRRSEVR